From Pempheris klunzingeri isolate RE-2024b chromosome 16, fPemKlu1.hap1, whole genome shotgun sequence, a single genomic window includes:
- the ecm1a gene encoding extracellular matrix protein 1: MIWTGGLTGFWIIALLTLHGADMGESQRNSLNEPDVPFPPACPTAQNLAAVCHHGQGRPRYPASFFPRSGASHFRRRGDAINRLESWYTWCCNVQLAHQSSQILCCAQQAWKQALSQFCVDEYSTMTLPYECCADRGDARWTCFNSELPNPDYNPTPGYTAPPVPEEPGFNFDENAC, translated from the exons ATGATTTGGACTGGAGGCCTCACAGGATTTTGGATAATTGCGCTGCTGACTCTTCATGGTGCAGATATGGGAG AGAGCCAGAGGAACTCTCTCAACGAGCCTGATGTTCCTTTCCCGCCTGCCTGTCCCACTGCTCAGAACCTGGCTGCCGTTTGCCATCATGGTCAGGGTCGTCCCAGATACCCAGCCAGCTTCTTTCCGAGATCCGGTGCGAGCCACTTCCGCCGCCGTGGAGACGCCATCAACCGGCTGGAGTCGTGGTACACTTGGTGCTGCAATGTGCAGCTAGCACATCAGAGCAGCCAGATCCTCTGCTGCGCCCAACAAGCT TGGAAACAAGCCTTGTCCCAGTTCTGTGTGGATGAATATTCCACCATGACGCTGCCATACGAGTGCTGTGCGGACAGAGGAGACGCACGGTGGACGTGCTTCAACAGCGAGCTGCCAAACCCAGACTACAACCCAACACCAGGCTACACCGCACCCCCCGTGCCTGAGGAGCCGGGGTTCAACTTTGATGAAAATGCTTGCTAA